Genomic window (Branchiostoma lanceolatum isolate klBraLanc5 chromosome 13, klBraLanc5.hap2, whole genome shotgun sequence):
TGTACATATCAGTATTTTAAGTATATATACACAACATATCAGTTTCACTGTGACCATGAATTTGGTTATCTTGTAAAAGTTTCAGAGATCCAATGAGTTTTGTATATCATTATTTAGTCAGTTTAGACTTAAAAAAGCATCTGCCAGGGAAATCCATATTTTTAAGATGAAAATGGTCATTATCATTTTGTCATTTGTAAATATGATTTGAGGTTAAGGTTCTTGCACCGAAAACTTGAAAAAAGCTTGGATTTGTGTTTTCATGACAAACCATAAGTTTTCAGGCACCCTTCTTACAGGAAGATACCTATTAGTAAGCTTATTACAGGAAGATATGAAACAAAAGGGTGGGTGGGAGTTGGAAGAGTATATATACTCATCACCCCCTCCTTAACTTTCTAATGGAATAGTCTGTTGGAAGACAGGACACATGCATTTGGTATACCATCTTTTAATACATACACGGACTGTAATACAATGTGGTATTCACACATTGACTCAttgcaaaatgtacacattcCGGATTGTCAAGCTTTGGAAAGAATTTACAAATTtcaatacattcatcaattctCACAAATTACCCACTTATTCGAATTGAATGACACTTCTGCACAGTCTATCAccactttaaaggcatccagagcattttatgaggcttgaaacttgaattgaaAAACTCACATGATTTCTATTCATTCTTTCACCGTAAGTTTCAATTATAAcattataccattacatatcgaattaaatgagcaaagatacgatgtcgttgtatggtgagaactgatagaaaatccaatccctaatagactgattctgactgtccatcaattagcagttcgaccaatgagagagtgactacgcgtccgtcaaatatttgcatttttatgtcttaattttgcatttctacggtTTGACGGAGgtggcggggctatggtatctacagtatttacagtaggctcgtaaaactaaaagatcaccatgtagattatttttgtgccgtttttgcgcacttttggtAAGAAATCTGagcgcaaatgtggtaaacagtggcattaaatgtcaatttcataaggattacagcaactagaaaatttccagttttcaagtgtcataaaatgctctggatgcctttaatttACTTATCAGTAATTAAATGTTCAACAACAATAATCATTGTTTAATCAACATAATAGTATTCATATTGATCTATCAGGCAatccaaggacatcatataagGTCCTTGGGCAATCTGAGAAATGCAACACTAGAGGTCCtggtccacatacatgtatgtaggactTCTGAAACATGCTTGACACAATTCTTGACCTTTTGTAAACAATAATTGTTTAACTAAaagatggataaaatatgttcTCTGAAGGTTAATGGTTGTCAGAGACAGCTTTTCCACATCTGTATCAATATGGCCGGTATAATCGCTCTTTGATGTGACCCACCCTTGCACGCACACAgcacagcagctggttatcttttactgaacaacctgtcacaccaaacctttgcacatcttaagctgtaagcgttgtttaaagctatctaatgacaATGCAGTATCTACAGtatacttggtggcaacaagttccactctacgatagttgtTGGGGAAaagtgaatttttgaacacgtcgaTTTTGCGTTGATAACTGTGGTATTTTGAAGAATGACTATTCcctgttcttttctgagctttCCTGCTATTTCCATGAAAGTAGCAACACAGTAAGAATATCTTAACAAAACTAGTTTTAGTTCTTTCTTCATCCTTTAGGCTTGCAAGAAAAAGGCATCAAATGCATTTGAGAAGAGGCAATGATATTTCTGATGCAGAGCTTTGAttgctaatactgtaaatgcagaaatgttagcggtggttttatgttcgcggtttttgcggttaactttcagcgcaaactatAAACCACCGCAACACTTTTTGCCCAGATATGACTAGCGCTACTAtcgtttcaaacgcgaacttaaaaccatcgcgaacattcaattttctctctaccgcgaaataaaaaccatgcgaagttaaatgcatttacagtagtagagtGGGGATGGGGGTTTTGCATTATGGATGTGCTTAAAGTCAAGCCTCAGGTAAGGGTGCCAAGGTTGGAAACTGGGGTAAGTGCTCTTTTCTCAAAAGTGGTTTCAGTCGTTTTCAATCTTATTGATTTCGCAGCAGAATTTCAAGATCAGAAAAGATGAATGAGTCTTGATATGTTGCATATCTCAAAATACCCAAATAGACATCATCACACAGTGCTAATATACAGATTAGTGTATCGATTAAAACACCATGAAAATATAAATAACATGGTCACATATTCAAGTACACACCAGCTATGATTAGATATCCATAACATGTAAAGGGACAACATTAATAATATCAAATGCAAATATACCTTGATAGGATGACAATGTTCACATTTGATATATTCCATACCTCAGTTAGTTAAAATGGCAATTCATCTAGGGTCATTGTATACACCCTGTCAAGTATACAAACATGATACAACGCACACAAGAGAATGAACTATCATGTTAAAACACATGAGTATATCAAAACCACAGTCAAACATCTAAATGTTGAAAACCAATCTGTTCCAATACATGTCAAGAAGCACATATATCAACAAAGGTACTTTTACTGAATACAAGAAGAAACCAGTGATGTCAGTCGACAATTACTTTATACACAGGATGTTGCCAAAGAGATATTGACCAAACAAAAATAGTGTGATACAGAATCATGTACACATCCTTCAGATGTGAAAATATGGAAATTGTAACCTGCTGTGACGTAAGAACAAAATGACATGTCATATTCTGTGTCATTTGTAGTCTTTTAGTCTATCAatcttaccccccccccccagatacAACACAGTAACTTTAACACAAGACATAGGCTAGCACAGATGAAATCAGTCATGATACTGAACATTATACATGATTAGGGGAAGatgacaagaaaacaaagtacCAGACAGGTTGGAATTGTGACTGAGACCTCTAGCCATATTTTTTACAGCATATTCAAAATGTACCAACATATCTGTCACACAATAcactatatatgatatatagagagagatttaTTACCATATATACAAGTATATTACCCAAAACGGGGGGCATTTCATTTACTCAAATTCGATGGATTATCAAGCTTTTTTCATCTCATTATaaatctcaatgaaaaatgtcAAGTTCAGGAAAAATATCAAGATGTTGTCCAAAAGGTTTGAAATATTCTTAACTGTATCaaagttttagaaaaatttTGTGATACTTTAAGAATATCCATATTTTCTGTAGCTAATATAAAGTCTTGACCGTTTTACTCTCTCAATAACACTTTGTGTTTTTAACATTCAGAGTTGTTCAAATGATACACTTTTTCACACACTTCTTTTTTAATGATAGTGTTGGCCTCAGTGCGATCAAActtaaaaaaagaatacaagatCCCGATTTGATCTGAATATTGAAATAACCATTATCCATATGAAATCACGTACTTGTATTTTTTAATTTGATATCATGATACCCGAGTccacaagaaacaaaaaaatgcttCTTGCTTTTTCTCCTCATCTTATGTATCAAAGTGAACCCATCAATTTTGTATCATGTGAAGTCGTATCGGAATTCAAAGTTTTCTAAATCATGGTACCCAACTACCTCCCGgtcagcaataagaagaaaatgCAATACGAAACCGGTGacttaaaagaaaacagccggagggaGTCTGCAACGAAGGCTAGTACCAAACCTCGAACTGTACAAAAAATATCACCCATTTTCCTCTCAATttcatgtacaacacaacagGTGTCTGACGACCGTACCATGGTTACTGTTGTGATTTGCAAACAACTTGCAATTGCGTTTGATACTATTGCTCTGAGATTCAAGAATGTTTTTCTCTTTGCAACGCCTTCAtactactgtgaagataaaattCTTGGTAAGGTGATGCCATGCAAAATAACGCTCAAGCTACTTTACTACATGCATTACGGAAAATGAGATGATTAAATGAAGCTTTTGCCTAAGCCAAGGGCAAAAAAACACGCTCAAGTAATGAGTCCCACTCGTTTCGTAAAAATTCTGATTTAAGTCTTAATAGCCTATCATTTCGTGTCCTTGATCATCAAGAACTCTCCGTCTTTACATCCATTACTGGCACAGGGCCAATTTGGAACTTCACAGGTGCGCATGCTCATTATAGAGATTTATAGTCATTGACAAGCTACGGCCTaagttttttcttcatcttgacGGGGAAATTGTCCTATACTATGATTCGGGTATGCAGATGTTAAGAAATGTTGTTTGGGGAATTTAAGGACACTTTTCAGAGTCAACTAGATATCACGTTTGCTTTAGCGCTCTTCTAGAGGGAGCTACGTGTACTAAATGAGCTGTTTAGAATAAAGGTAATATTTAGGAAACCCTCATTTAATGACACTGAAAGgtttagcctggagtccagccgtGTTAGCTTTGGTTCGCTCCCATGGGCCCAACGGTCGCTACCCCGCACCGCAGGATCGGACAAAGCAAAgaaagctggactccaggctatggcAGGCTAGATTTGAATGTTGTAGCTATTGATCTGCAACATTACCAAATTAAAATGCTTTTTCAGcatcttctttctttcattccttGACATCCATCTGTGATCGAGGGATGTGAAAATTACACATTTTCTGGGGTACCCTGAAGATCCACCATGGCCATGCTGATATGGTCAGTGGCGTTTCTTACACTGTTTCTTGAGCGTAGAACGGAATGCTGACCGGGACAGGAGGGTGCGGCAGTACTAGCGGGTCCTGTGCCGGGCTTCAGAGCCAGTAGGTACTTCTCACGAAACTTCGGGTTGGTCACGCCTAGGATGATGCAGTTAGTTGAGGAACTGGAGTGAGCTGCAGGAAAAGgaaatatattttctatatgTAACTCGATACCATGCTCTTTagaatacatttacatgtatgatcagTTATACTAGTGTGCAGACGTTATTAACCAATCTGGGGAATGTGAGAACAGGTATGATCGTAGTTCTGATTCCAGCTGTCTATCAAAGTTATACGTAGCAGTTCAACAAAGCGGTGCATGATCCAATTGATGCAATTTGACGGGGTGATATACTGACAGTGTATATGATTGCGACCACACCTAGTCAAGGGACCAGTGTCATGCCTAATTTCTGCCCCTCCCAAGTATACCTACGCCCAAGTGGGGCgtggtaattttcaagcagtCCAAACTTGAAAGAGTCTTGGAAGAGTCGTGTTGTGGAAGCTTACCCTAACCCTAtgcccctaaccctaaccacatAGCCCTAACAATAACCTTagccccaaccctaaccctactaACTCCACGCACGCGCACCACCCCACAAAGCAAAATCTAGCGAAGCAGAAATTTGCTCCCCACCAGTGTAAGGCAGTAAGCAGCTGCAGCATTACTAGACcggttttaccaaggaggtgcAATCCAGACTAGTTGGGACCATGTATACATGCGGtaattaagcccccctctcactggacccgcggcacgctggcggcgtcgccgctgcggccgatcgaattgacaaagcacttaacgactttcatcgacaaaaaacgaatatttttaagctctgtgtgttttgttgtcttcttggtcatacttgtgcgttctgaatgatattcccattataaagtcaacggtaacaaatccagtttaggacgcagcgacgccgccggcgtgccacgggtccagtgagagggggcttaagcAGCATTGTAGGATCAATCTGACATCCAGACCGGCAGGGGCCATATTTTTCTATGCATAAGCCTCAGTCATCGATCAGCTTAGCAGCCGGGCTGTCATCAGTTGTCACCTGATAGGATGTTGTCATAGAGCACTGGGATAGTAGTTATAGGGTTGGCCGCCTACTGCGTATAACCCCAAGGGGCTGAATCGTACGCCTGAATACGACTATTGCCCAGGTGCGGCCATTGAACTGTATGGTGATAATGAGCCGGTTGCACCAAGAAGAACCCCTGCATGAACATACATACCGGTGATTAAGGCGGTCATGTGAACTCCCATTGGCCAGTGGTCCTCGAAGTCTGCCAGCACGACGATGACGTACTGACTCCAGCAGATGAAGAAGACCACGCCGATGATGACCAGTGTCCGGAGGAGGGTCAGGTCGTCCACCTTCAGTTTGTTGCTGAGGCAAGAGAATTTGTTGAAAGTCGGTTTTAGACTACGTGACAGGATCAAGACCTTAAGTAATCACAATACCTATGTTGAATACAAAGGTCTACCTTTGGCCTTTAGCAGTATTTCAGTTTTTCCTATTCTTCCAGAAATAATAATTTCTAATTTGTAAAGGTAGGCGAGAAAAAGATTCAATGCTTAGATACCACTTACGATTTTTCAAGATAAAGTGTTTTCCCAACAGCTAGAATGACCATTTTGGCAGAGCTAGACACCGCCCATTGAGGTCACCGAAAAAGGACATCAAAGCGACTAAGTTGCAAGTGGTGACCAGTATGATGGAGAAGACAGTCTTCTAATTGCCTCCAGAAATGGGTGACTATTCTGCAATCCCAAAATAAATGTATAGcctattcttcttctttacaaTAACCCCATGAAGATGAATCTATCAACCCCCGCCTGTGCAGTATTTGGGGTACTCTTTGGCACCCGGTTGGAGATTAATTAGCCAATTTAACTCCTATCGTGTTTGCAAAACAACCATCGGGTACAAAAGATTACCCAGGCGGCAGAGAGCTTCGTCTGCCCCAAAGAAAGCTCGGCCGAAGAATGCCCGGCCTAGCGACGATAGACTGGATGTCAGGTTgatgtagcctggagtccagccttgttagctttggcccgccgCCCAAAATCCGCTGGCCGCTAGATTGTTGGCGGCTAGCGGATCAAGGGCGTCTGGCCAAAGCTAACGATGCTGGACTCTAGGCTAAGGATGATGGATATCAAAGAAGCGCTACTTGGAACTTACGCCGGCGCCATGTTGCTCTGCTGCCGATGTTTAGCCATCCTCTTGTTGGACGCTCTGACGAACAGGTATATCCTGGTGTAACAGATGACCACGACCACCACTGGTATCACGATGCCGACGCAGATCAGGTGCAAGGTGAAGGAGAAGTCGGCAGTGCGGTCGTATGTGCAGCCCATTGTCTTGTAGTCATACCTGAATGGGGCAAAGCGTAAAAGATGCAGATGAGCTGGAATACAGGCGTCATTGTCTTAAAGTTATCCCTGGTTATAGAAGAGATGTACATGCTGGGTTACAGGCTCTGATGATACAGTATTTAGTTATAAAGCCAATAGTATTTACCTGAGCTGACAACGTTTCCATGCAGAGTATGGTTAACTCAGTTTTCAATACATTATTGTAGACTCGGGTATATGTAAAGCTTTTTATGTCCCACACTGCCTTGAACGTATTCTAAGATCTAGAAATTATGTTAAAGTCACTGCTACGCTAGATACAAGCAGTAGCCTGCCTTGTTACTTGTTGACATCAATGGCTTTGAATGTTTGCTTCGGTTTCTGTGCCCATGGATCTATATCTAATGAGTATGTCTTTGCAAGAAATGTAACAATGCGTATTCATAACAGTACTGATACTGACTCTACAGAAACAGACGTTTCCTATATAGCTATAGAATGGGTATTCTAGAGAAGGATTGTGTATATACCAGTGTCTTGCCCATCCGATCAACAGCGGCAAGTCAAAGAGGCTGAAGCTGTAGAGCCAGAGAACCATGATGAGGATCATCAGATTGCGGGTTGTGAAGAGCTCGTCGTGACGTGGCTTGTTGGTGACGTAGTAGTAACGGTTGATGGAGACGAGCATCATGGTCATGATGGAGCAGATGCAGGAGGTCACGCAGACTGACCCCACGAACTGCAGTAATGATATGGTGCATCTTACATTTAGTATCAGTTCAGATGTTAGGTTTGGATGTCGGACGTTTTGGCACCCTATCCGATCAGGACGATTCGGCAACATGCCTAGGACTGTTTCTAAACGATTTGCCGCCAAGAGGACGCCTACctttaaccctaaccataagtCTAACTCAACTCAGCTCTAACCCTAATTCTTACACGAACCCTAACCATAACCCGAGTCATCCTGGACCTGTCACCTGATGCCGGATCGTCCTGATCGACTAGGGGCCGGTGCCAAATCGTCCTGGCACCGTTATAACTGTTATTTGCTAGGCCAGAGCTGTCTGTCATCGTGGTGGTGACCTGATATACGCTTTTTAGAATGGAAATAAAAGCAtctacgaggggtgatcaaaagtgcgcggcctcacccagaaataaggtgcacaactcaaatttcggggcataGTTATAATGAATAAAGCCTTACATGAATATTTACCAAAATTccaatcattgtgatcattactttccAGGCGACACCCAGAAATAAGTTCATCAGTAATGTTAGGTGAGAGAGAaggacaattgagctgcgaccaGAGGTGTGGGGGATGTCTCCAGCTCTGTTGAAAGTCAGGTTCTCTGAGACTGCCTTTCtagttgaaatacaaaatgattccTCATCAagcattttgacaatgtctccGTCGATTTCATGGCATGAGAAGCACAGCTATGGTCACAGTTTCACACTTGTTTTTCTCGCCACTTGCCCACCGATCTTCAAAAGGAAgtcgactggaaagtaatgaccacaatgtCAATGATTTGCGATTTGGTGATATTGTTTCAAGGCTTTATACTCTATAATAGTGTCCCACAATGTGCGTTTGGCACCTTACTTCTGGGTGAGGCCCCTTGTATTTGCAGGCTACCAGGGGCAAACAAACACGCTCACATAACAGTTTCCAATTTACACAGGCAGACGTTTTATAAGATGCACCGTAAGTCTACTCGTGTGTTGATACATTATTGTGTCTAGGTGTTTTGCAAGCGTTTAGCCAATGGGTGTGTGTTTGCAGgtgtgagtgagttagtgagtgttggtgaaggttagacatccaggtagtaagatacgccaaaaatagttacacaagaaactagataaaattttgaaacagtcagacgtttcagacagcatccgctagaCGTCAGCAGTCACTAACGAAatacagcggatgctgtctgaaacgcctgactgtttcaaaattttatccagtagcgtgagtaactatttttggtgagtTAGTGAGTGTTTGTATGGTTTTCCGTAAGTACCTCACACACTGCGGGTGATCTGAAGAAGAAGCCGGTATCAGCGATGCCCACCACATTAAAGCAGTCCACAAAAAGGGACACGCAAAGGTCAGTTATAGCCAGGTTAAAGATGAAAGCGTTGGTGACGGTTTGCAGCTCCTTATACCGAGCGATGACGTAGATGGTCAGGAAGTTGCCTGTGAAGTCAAATAATGAGATTTTGTATATCGTCGTAGTTCGCAAAGGTTGATTGATAATTTTGTTATactattcaaattcaattttcaattcTGACAgtgatttgattgacagaacAATTTTGTTACAAAACATCATGGAAAGTATAGCTTGTAAAGTTTTAACTAGATGTGTAAAGAGATAGTGCATGGTCCATAGAAGCTGCGCCCTTTTCTACTCAATCCTGCATTCTTAATTAAATATCCTTCATCTGGACCCAGGGTCTAGCGCCGTAAACCGATTTAGGAAGTGCAGTTCACTGTTGCCTTGCTACAGTTTGAGGggtggattgacccccataactgcataaacacataaaaatcccagactgtctcAAGCTGGAAACAGTGGCAGGAGAAGATTAGCACAATACTGGTCAGAAAGATTCATATATTTTTCTCCACTGGTTACCAAAGTAAGttatgaaaccatacagaatgacGCAGAATACTTGTAACTAAATCACATAACAACATTCAGTTTTTGGAAAACTAACCTTGtgttcaaatttcagctttcaaaccagcctgtcaaagttgtttcaaagtgtgtaactgtatatttgcaacttggaaatgacctcctcacagttgaattcaaatgtttggtaGTTATGTGGCAAAAAATGTGGCTTAGTTGTATCTGTGGTGTCTACCTGGTATTCTAGGAAGCCAGTTATGTAGACTCTGTAAAACTTGTAAGGTAAAACTGCAAATGTAACTGCCAGCTAAcgtcatttatattctgggttacgTAAAACTAACTTCTTCATGTACAGCCATACATCAATTCCGTATCTGTTGTCTCAACATCATATTTCAAATATGTCTTGAAGAGTAACTGTGCTGGTCACAaaagtcagtagcagactgactgtgGTAGTTCACGTCAGCCGAATTTAGGAGGTCTCCGTATGGGCCGGTGTTTTGCGTGAATCTATTCCGTACTTCCTCATTTGAGAAGCGTCTAATCGTCATAGAAATGTTTGTATCAAATGATAAGTTATTAGCGCCATCTCAATGTACTGGTCGTAGTAGGTTTTTACTGCAGACATGACTACCATGGTTATAGATTAGAAATGGTTGTTGTGTCACTTACCAAGCGTACCCACGAGGATGAGGATGATCAGTATCACAATCAGGGACCATTTCCAGGCCTCACTCAGCTCTATGTCCACAGTCACTCCGGTCACATTCCCTTCGGTTCGGTTCTCGTCCATGCTTGACAGCCAACTGTATGTAAGACAGTCACAAAGCTTGTTGTCAGCTCAAACTCAAGAAAATTAGGC
Coding sequences:
- the LOC136447209 gene encoding melatonin receptor type 1A-like, translated to MDENRTEGNVTGVTVDIELSEAWKWSLIVILIILILVGTLGNFLTIYVIARYKELQTVTNAFIFNLAITDLCVSLFVDCFNVVGIADTGFFFRSPAVCEFVGSVCVTSCICSIMTMMLVSINRYYYVTNKPRHDELFTTRNLMILIMVLWLYSFSLFDLPLLIGWARHWYDYKTMGCTYDRTADFSFTLHLICVGIVIPVVVVVICYTRIYLFVRASNKRMAKHRQQSNMAPANKLKVDDLTLLRTLVIIGVVFFICWSQYVIVVLADFEDHWPMGVHMTALITAHSSSSTNCIILGVTNPKFREKYLLALKPGTGPASTAAPSCPGQHSVLRSRNSVRNATDHISMAMVDLQGTPENV